In a genomic window of Parus major isolate Abel unplaced genomic scaffold, Parus_major1.1 Scaffold246, whole genome shotgun sequence:
- the HSD17B7 gene encoding 3-keto-steroid reductase isoform X2, whose amino-acid sequence MERVVLVTGASGGVGLALCQRLLDEDGRIHLCIACRNEQKSEATRDLILASHPSAQVSTVEVDLGNLASVLRAARELRCRFQRLDFVYLNAGIMPNPHVNFKALWHGLLSGRVLHMLTTAEGIMTQTDRLNGDGLQEVFATNLFGHFMLVRQLQALLCGNEKPSRLIWTSSSNARESAFSLSDYQHAKGQESYSSSKYATDLTSVVLNRKFNGQMDVDEDTAEKFYQKLLELEEQTLEKYRDLLD is encoded by the exons ATGGAGCGCGTGGTGCTGGTGACCGGGGCGAGCGG CGGCGTGGGGCTGGCGCTGTGCCAGCGGCTGCTGGATGAGGATGGCCGCATCCACCTGTGCATCGCCTGCCGCAACGAGCAGAAGAGCGAAGCCACGCGGGACCTCATCCTGGCCAGCCACCCCTCCGCACAGGTGTCTACCGTGGAGGTGGACCTGGGTAACCTGGCCTCCGTCCTGCGGGCCGCCCGTGAGCTCCGCTGCAG GTTTCAGCGCCTGGACTTTGTCTACCTCAACGCTGGGATCATGCCCAACCCGCACGTGAACTTCAAGGCTCTCTGGCACGGTCTCCTCAGCGG GAGGGTGCTCCACATGCTGACCACCGCAGAAGGCATCATGACCCAGACGGACAGGCTGAATGGAGATGGGCTCCAGGAGGTGTTTGCTACCAACCTCTTTGGACACTTCATGCTG GTTCGTCAGcttcaggctctgctctgcGGTAACGAGAAGCCCTCGCGACTCATCTGGACCTCCTCCAGCAATGCCAGGGAGTCTGCCTTCAGCCTCTCTGACTATCAGCATGCCAAGGGGCAGGAATCATACAGCTCCTCTAAATATGCTACTGACCTGACAAGTGTGGTCCTGAACAGGAAATTTAATGGCCAG atggATGTGGATGAAGACACTGCTGAGAAATTTTAccagaagctgctggagctggaggagcagactCTAGAGAAATACCGTGATCTCTTAGATTAA
- the DDR2 gene encoding discoidin domain-containing receptor 2, producing MLATPRPALLPLLPLLPLLLHVPHAARAQVNPAVCRYPLGMSGGHIPDEDISASSQWSDSTAAKYGRLDLEDGDGAWCPKTAVEPDDLKEFLQIDLQALHFITLVGTQGRHAKGHGNEFSPMYKINYSRDGTRWISWRNRHGKQVLDGNTNTYDIVLKDLEPPLIARFVRFIPVTDHSMSVCLRVELYGCAWLDGLVSYNAPVGQQLVLPGGTIIYLNDSVYDGAFGYSMTEGLGQLTDGVSGLDDFTQTHEYHVWPGYDYVGWRNESTAGGFVEITFEFDRIRNFTAMKVHCNNMFAKGVKIFKEVQCYFRADAGEWEPSAVSSVLVLDDVNPSARFVTVPLLHRMASAIKCQYYFADTWMMFSEITFQSDAAMYNNSVPPAEAPAAPTTYDPTLKVDDSNTRILIGCLVAIIFILVAIIVIILWRQFWQKMLEKASRRMLDDEMTVSLSLPSESSMFIHNRSSSPSEQESSSTYDRIFPLGPDYQEPSRLIRKLPEFTSGEEDTGCSGPAKAGVPEGVPHYAEADIVNLQGVTGGNTYSVPALTMDLLSGKDVAVEEFPRKLLTFKEKLGEGQFGEVHLCEVEGMEKFTGKDLALEGLDGSSEHPVLVAVKMLRADANKNARNDFLKEIKIMSRLKDPNIIRLLAVCITDDPLCMITEYMENGDLNQFLSRQQAGGPADGHTPTVRDLRFMATQIASGMRYLSSLNFVHRDLATRNCLVGKHYTIKIADFGMSRNLYSGDYYRIQGRAVLPIRWMSWESILLGKFTTASDVWAFGVTLWETFTLCREQPYSHMSDEQVIENTGEFFRDQGRQTYLPQPVLCPDSVYKLMLSCWRRDTKDRPSFQDIHRLLQDSGSEE from the exons ATGTTGGCCACCCCCAGACcggccctgctgcccctgctgcccctgctgccactgctgctgcacgTCCCTCATGCTGCCAGAGCCCAGGTCAACCCCG CCGTGTGTCGGTACCCCCTGGGAATGTCGGGCGGGCACATCCCTGACGAGGACATCTCAGCCTCCAGCCAGTGGTCTGACTCCACGGCCGCCAAGTACGGACG GCTGGACTTGGAGGACGGCGACGGAGCCTGGTGCCCCAAGACCGCGGTGGAGCCAGATGACCTGAAGGAGTTCCTGCAGATCGACCTGCAAGCCCTGCACTTCATCACGCTGGTGGGCACCCAGGGGCGCCACGCCAAGGGCCACGGCAATGAGTTTTCCCCCATGTATAAAATCAACTACAGCCGGGATGGCACCCGCTGGATCTCCTGGAGGAACCGGCACGGGAagcag GTGCTGGATGGAAACACCAACACCTACGACATCGTCCTCAAGGACCTGGAGCCGCCCCTCATCGCCCGCTTTGTCCGCTTCATCCCCGTCACTGACCACTCCATGAGCGTCTGCCTGCGCGTGGAGCTGTACGGCTGCGCCTGGCTGG ATGGGCTGGTGTCCTACAACGCGCCGGTCGGGCAGCAGCTCGTCCTTCCCGGGGGCACCATCATCTACCTCAACGACTCGGTGTACGATGGGGCCTTCGGCTACAG cATGACAGAGGGCCTGGGCCAGCTGACGGACGGGGTGTCGGGGCTGGACGACTTCACGCAGACCCACGAGTACCACGTCTGGCCGGGCTACGACTACGTGGGCTGGCGCAACGAGAGCACGGCCGGCGGCTTCGTGGAGATCACCTTCGAGTTCGACCGCATCAGGAACTTCACCGCCATGAAG GTCCACTGCAACAACATGTTCGCCAAAGGTGTGAAGATCTTCAAGGAGGTGCAGTGCTACTTCCGCGCCGACGCCGGCGAGTGGGAGCCCAGCGCCGTCTCCTCGGTGCTGGTGCTGGATGATGTGAACCCCAGCGCCCGCTTCGTCACCGTGCCCCTGCTGCACCGCATGGCCAGCGCCATCAAGTGCCAGTACTACTTTGCCGACACCTGGATGATGTTCAGTGAGATCACCTTCCAGTCAG ATGCAGCCATGTACAACAACTCTGTGCCCCCCGCCGAGGCACCCGCGGCCCCCACCACTTACG ACCCCACGCTCAAGGTGGACGACAGCAACACGCGCATCCTGATCGGGTGCCTGGTGGCCATCATCTTCATCCTGGTGGCCATCATTGTCATCATCCTGTGGCGGCAGTTCTGGCAGAAGATGCTGGAGAAG GCATCACGGAGGATGCTGGATGATGAAATGACCGtcagcctctccctgcccagcgAATCCAGCATGTTCATCCACAACCGCTCCTCCTCGCCCAGCGAGCAGGAGTCCAGCTCCACCTACGACCGCATCTTCCCCCTGGGACCCGACTACCAGGAGCCCTCCCGCCTGATCCGCAAGCTGCCCGAGTTCACCTCGGGGGAGGAGGACACAG GCTGCAGCGGCCCCGCCAAGGCCGGCGTCCCCGAGGGCGTCCCGCACTACGCCGAGGCCGACATCGTCAACCTGCAGGGTGTGACGGGCGGCAACACCTACTCGGTGCCAGCCCTCACCATGGACCTGCTCTCCGGCAAGGACGTGGCCGTCGAGGAGTTCCCCAGGAAGCTGCTGACCTTCAAGGAGAAGCTGGGGGAAGGCCAGTTTGGGGAG GTTCACCTCTGTGAAGTGGAGGGGATGGAGAAGTTCACAGGGAAGGACTTGGCCCTGGAGGGCTTGGATGGCAGCTCTGAGCACCCCGTGCTGGTGGCTGTGAAGATGCTGAGGGCAGATGCCAACAAGAATGCCAG GAAtgattttctgaaggaaatcaAGATCATGTCGCGGCTGAAGGACCCCAACATCATCCGGCTGCTGGCAGTGTGCATCACAGATGATCCCCTGTGCATGATCACCGAGTACATGGAGAATGGGGACCTCAACCAGTTCCTGTCCCGCCAGCAGGCAGGTGGCCCTGCAGATGGCCACACACCCACTGTCAG GGACCTGCGCTTCATGGCCACCCAGATCGCCTCGGGCATGAGGTACCTCTCGTCCCTCAACTTCGTGCACCGGGACCTGGCCACGCGCAACTGCCTGGTGGGGAAGCACTACACCATCAAGATCGCCGACTTTGGGATGAGCAGGAACCTGTACAGCGGGGATTACTACCGCATCCAGGGCCGGGCGGTGCTCCCCATCCGCTGGATGTCCTGGGAGAGCATCCTGCTG GGCAAGTTCACAACGGCCAGTGACGTGTGGGCGTTCGGAGTGACACTGTGGGAGACCTTCACGCTCTGCCGGGAGCAGCCCTACTCCCACATGTCTGACGAGCAGGTCATCGAAAACACCGGCGAGTTCTTCCGGGACCAGGGCCGGCag ACCTACCTTCCCCAGCCCGTGCTATGCCCTGACTCAGTCTATAAGCTAatgctcagctgctggagacGGGACACTAAAGATCGTCCCTCCTTCCAGGACATCCATCGCCTTCTCCAGGACTCAGGCAGTGAGGAATGA
- the HSD17B7 gene encoding 3-keto-steroid reductase isoform X1, whose protein sequence is MERVVLVTGASGGVGLALCQRLLDEDGRIHLCIACRNEQKSEATRDLILASHPSAQVSTVEVDLGNLASVLRAARELRCRFQRLDFVYLNAGIMPNPHVNFKALWHGLLSGRVLHMLTTAEGIMTQTDRLNGDGLQEVFATNLFGHFMLVRQLQALLCGNEKPSRLIWTSSSNARESAFSLSDYQHAKGQESYSSSKYATDLTSVVLNRKFNGQGLYSSVVCPGLVMSNMTYRILPIFLWKLLMPIMWLIRFFAKTYTLTPYNGAEAHVWLFKQKPEYLDSLVKYHSCTSGLGRCYVEPRKMDVDEDTAEKFYQKLLELEEQTLEKYRDLLD, encoded by the exons ATGGAGCGCGTGGTGCTGGTGACCGGGGCGAGCGG CGGCGTGGGGCTGGCGCTGTGCCAGCGGCTGCTGGATGAGGATGGCCGCATCCACCTGTGCATCGCCTGCCGCAACGAGCAGAAGAGCGAAGCCACGCGGGACCTCATCCTGGCCAGCCACCCCTCCGCACAGGTGTCTACCGTGGAGGTGGACCTGGGTAACCTGGCCTCCGTCCTGCGGGCCGCCCGTGAGCTCCGCTGCAG GTTTCAGCGCCTGGACTTTGTCTACCTCAACGCTGGGATCATGCCCAACCCGCACGTGAACTTCAAGGCTCTCTGGCACGGTCTCCTCAGCGG GAGGGTGCTCCACATGCTGACCACCGCAGAAGGCATCATGACCCAGACGGACAGGCTGAATGGAGATGGGCTCCAGGAGGTGTTTGCTACCAACCTCTTTGGACACTTCATGCTG GTTCGTCAGcttcaggctctgctctgcGGTAACGAGAAGCCCTCGCGACTCATCTGGACCTCCTCCAGCAATGCCAGGGAGTCTGCCTTCAGCCTCTCTGACTATCAGCATGCCAAGGGGCAGGAATCATACAGCTCCTCTAAATATGCTACTGACCTGACAAGTGTGGTCCTGAACAGGAAATTTAATGGCCAG GGTCTGTATTCCAGTGTTGTTTGTCCTGGGCTCGTTATGTCCAACATGACCTACAGAATTTTGCCCATTTTTCTGTGGAAGCTGCTAATGCCCATCATGTGGTTG atcCGATTTTTTGCCAAAACTTATACTCTGACACCCTATAATGGAGCAGAAGCTCAC gTGTGGCTGTTCAAGCAGAAGCCAGAGTACCTGGATTCTCTTGTCAAGTACCACAGCTGCACTTCTGGACTGGGGAGATGCTACGTGGAGCCTCGGAAG atggATGTGGATGAAGACACTGCTGAGAAATTTTAccagaagctgctggagctggaggagcagactCTAGAGAAATACCGTGATCTCTTAGATTAA